The proteins below come from a single Williamwhitmania taraxaci genomic window:
- a CDS encoding TorF family putative porin, with the protein MKKMIFLFASIFFALPSIGQEPGSVSSSKIDLNVDVVSRYVWRGLLYNASPNIQPTLSYTKSGFSIGSWGSYGLSSQYAEVDFFASYSTGPLTFLVYDYFNEDEGDLQANDFFNYKEKITAHAVEGSIFYTGGDGFPIKLTAAMFVYGNDRNPDNGDQYYSTYFELGYPLNVADHPLDIFIGGTPQKGLYHSDAGIVNIGLSTTKELEISDRFKLPIKATLSVNPSADNVFLVIGMTF; encoded by the coding sequence ATGAAAAAGATGATTTTCCTTTTTGCATCAATTTTTTTTGCTCTTCCATCAATTGGGCAAGAACCAGGGAGTGTTTCTTCCAGTAAGATCGACCTCAATGTCGATGTGGTTAGTCGTTATGTTTGGCGTGGGCTTCTTTATAATGCCTCTCCAAATATTCAGCCTACGTTAAGCTATACGAAGAGTGGTTTTTCCATTGGAAGTTGGGGATCCTATGGTTTATCCAGTCAGTATGCCGAAGTCGATTTCTTTGCATCGTATTCCACTGGGCCGCTCACCTTTTTAGTTTATGATTACTTTAACGAGGATGAAGGCGATCTTCAGGCAAATGACTTCTTTAACTATAAGGAAAAAATAACGGCTCATGCTGTTGAAGGATCGATATTTTACACTGGGGGTGACGGCTTTCCTATTAAATTAACGGCTGCAATGTTCGTTTATGGTAATGATCGAAACCCAGATAACGGTGATCAATACTACAGCACCTATTTTGAGTTAGGTTACCCCTTAAATGTTGCCGATCACCCTCTAGATATATTCATTGGTGGAACTCCTCAAAAGGGTCTTTACCATTCCGATGCCGGAATTGTTAATATAGGGTTATCTACTACGAAGGAGTTAGAAATCTCTGACCGCTTTAAACTTCCTATTAAAGCTACTCTCTCAGTAAATCCGAGCGCGGATAATGTTTTCTTGGTTATCGGAATGACTTTTTAA